The following are encoded in a window of Castanea sativa cultivar Marrone di Chiusa Pesio chromosome 5, ASM4071231v1 genomic DNA:
- the LOC142634389 gene encoding uncharacterized protein LOC142634389: MAASATASGGARKLCYSMSHYRHFVPTAKRTSTIKFFVENPVHFSRTRVKSTIPIRALDPQRDEETENPNINDKTGAFTSQEDWEYFWKLVAGSVVGAAIIKYGSVVFPEITRPNIVQALIMISTPVIVAVFLLIKQSRAES, from the exons ATGGCAGCATCTGCCACAGCGAGCGGAGGAGCTCGTAAGCTCTGCTACTCCATGTCCCATTACCGCCATTTCGTCCCTACAGCAAAGAGAACCAGTACAATCAAGTTCTTCGTAGAGAACCCAGTTCACTTCTCAAGGACAAGGGTCAAAAGCACGATTCCCATCCGAGCTCTCGACCCTCAAAGAGATGAAGAAACAGAGAACCCAAACATCAATGACAAAACCGGTGCTTTCACATCCCAG GAAGATTGGgaatatttttggaaattggTAGCTGGTTCAGTTGTGGGTGCAGCAATAATCAAGTATGGAAGTGTAGTTTTTCCAGAGATAACCAGACCCAACATCGTACAGGCTCTGATTATGATATCAACTCCCGTCATTGTAGCTGTTTTTCTTCTGATCAAACAAAGTCGCGCAGAGAGCTGA
- the LOC142637328 gene encoding G-type lectin S-receptor-like serine/threonine-protein kinase CES101: protein MASKIRKLILGLLCLLFYLGPSSSLQHDTLVQGQELEFLAELYSAKGKFKIGFISLTDGPCYIGIWYNDNRFRENNTVWVANRDNPVLIARSLTIDDNGNLKITYNGDLSILLYSGHEASNVSAVLLDTGNFVLSEISPPGRQLWQSFDYPSHVLLPGMKLGVDRKTGQRWFLTSWRSQEVPDSGNFTFGLHPNRTDQLVILLHGDIYWTSGYVNSSSFRLTNSNYSFDYTSNENETYFSYSAADIYSPLLSINYLGVLSDDKGVLVNCTSASSYLNEGCVAKENLQCTNLNEIFSRVFGSWHDIDGFKFNEGRNLTLMDCKAKCLNNCSCVAYASTNEENQTGCEIWSTGPGIASTDASMPRTIYFLANRGANRWWIWLIMAVGAIIISLLYFLGNAKWKKCREEGERKKKQKLLIQEIGGNAIPSTVHDKVKKQNKDGQASHELQIFSFESISVATNNFSTENKLGEGGFGPVYKGKLSDGPEIAIKRLSRSSGQGLVEFKNEVILIAKLQHTNLVRLLGFCIQGEEKLLIYEYMSNKSLDFFLFDSTKKYLLSWRTRFNIIEGIAQGLVYLHKYSRLKVIHRDLKASNILLDEEMNPKISDFGIAKIFGLKGLEENTSRVVGTYGYMSPEYAMNGVVSIKTDVFSFGVLLLEIMSGKKNNSRYHFEYPLNLIGYAWQLWNEGKSLELIDLTILEESRPPFEALRCIHIGLLCVQDQAKDRPTMPNVVSMLSNETLKLSSPKQPAFFTNTIAEDLGVSEIKPKNCSINSVTISMMEAR from the exons ATGGCAAGCAAAATACGAAAGCTTATCCTCGGTCTTTTATGTTTGCTATTCTACTTAGGGCCATCCAGTTCCCTGCAGCATGATACATTAGTGCAAGGACAGGAACTCGAATTTCTGGCAGAATTATATTCAGCTAAGGGAAAATTTAAAATCGGATTCATCAGCCTCACAGATGGTCCCTGCTACATAGGAATATGGTACAACGACAACCGTTTCCGTGAAAACAATACTGTGTGGGTTGCCAATCGTGACAATCCAGTCTTAATTGCTAGAAGTCTCACCATTGATGATAACGggaatttgaaaattacatacAACGGAGATCTTTCCATTCTACTGTACTCCGGACATGAAGCTAGTAATGTAAGTGCTGTTCTACTTGATACCGGCAATTTTGTACTGAGTGAAATCAGTCCTCCAGGGCGACAATTGTGGCAAAGTTTTGATTACCCTAGTCACGTACTTCTGCCAGGAATGAAACTTGGAGTAGACCGAAAAACGGGGCAGAGATGGTTTCTAACATCATGGAGAAGCCAGGAGGTACCCGACTCAGGAAACTTTACCTTTGGCCTCCATCCTAATCGTACAGATCAATTGGTCATCTTGTTGCACGGGGACATCTACTGGACAAGTGGGTATGTCAACTCATCTTCATTTCGCCTAACAAATTCCAACTACAGTTTTGACTACACATCGAATGAGAATGAAACATACTTCAGCTACTCTGCTGCGGACATATATTCCCCACTCTTATCGATAAATTACTTGGGAGTACTTTCTGATGATAAAGGAGTTTTAGTAAATTGTACTTCTGCATCCTCTTATTTAAATGAAGGATGTGTGGCCAAAGAGAATCTTCAATGCACGAACCTTAATGAGATATTTTCTCGAGTTTTCGGTTCATGGCATGATATTGATGGATTCAAGTTTAATGAAGGTCGCAACCTGACCCTCATGGATTGTAAGGCCAAGTGCTTGAACAATTGTTCTTGTGTTGCCTATGCATCTACAAATGAAGAGAATCAAACTGGCTGTGAGATTTGGAGCACAGGGCCTGGAATTGCTTCGACAGATGCTAGTATGCCACGGACAATATACTTCCTTG CAAACAGGGGGGCGAACAGGTGGTGGATATGGCTAATCATGGCAGTAGGGGCAATTATTATCTCGTTGTTGTACTTCTTAGGCAAcgcaaaatggaaaaaatgcaGAGAGGAAG gggagagaaaaaagaaacaaaaattgctCATACAAGAAATTGGAGGTAATGCAATACCTTCCACAGTACATGACAAAgtgaagaaacaaaataaagatgGACAAGCTAGCCATGAGTTGCAAATCTTCAGCTTTGAAAGCATTTCTGTAGCTACAAATAATTTCtcaactgaaaataaattagGAGAGGGTGGCTTTGGACCAGTTTATAAG GGTAAATTATCTGATGGACCAGAAATAGCAATAAAAAGACTTTCAAGAAGTTCTGGGCAGGGATTAGTAGAGTTCAAGAATGAAGTGATTCTTATTGCCAAGCTCCAACACACTAATCTTGTTAGGCTTTTAGGGTTTTGCATTCAAGGAGAAGAAAAACTACTAATCTATGAGTACATGTCCAACAAAAGCTTAGACTTCTTCCTCTTTG ATTCTACTAAAAAGTATTTATTAAGCTGGAGGACACGCTTCAACATAATTGAAGGCATTGCTCAAGGACTTGTTTATCTCCACAAATATTCAAGACTAAAAGTAATTCACCGGGATTTAAAAGCAAGCAACATTTTGCTTGATGAGGAGATGAATCCGAAAATATCTGATTTTGGCATTGCAAAAATATTTGGGTTGAAAGGATTAGAAGAAAACACAAGCAGAGTTGTTGGAACATA TGGTTATATGTCCCCGGAGTATGCAATGAATGGTGTTGTTTCGATAAAAACCGATGTATTCAGTTTTGGGGTTCTACTATTAGAAATCATGAGTGGCAAGAAAAACAATAGTCGCTATCACTTTGAGTATCCACTCAACCTTATAGGATAT GCATGGCAGTTATGGAATGAAGGTAAAAGTTTGGAGCTAATAGACCTAACAATACTAGAGGAATCACGCCCTCCATTTGAAGCATTGAGATGCATTCACATTGGTCTCTTATGCGTACAGGATCAGGCAAAGGATAGACCCACCATGCCAAATGTTGTTTCTATGCTTTCAAATGAAACTCTTAAACTATCTTCTCCAAAACAACCTGCATTTTTCACCAACACAATTGCAGAAGACTTGGGGGTTTCAGAAATTAAGCCAAAAAACTGTTCCATAAATAGTGTCACAATTTCTATGATGGAAGCCAGATAA